In a single window of the Bacillus rossius redtenbacheri isolate Brsri chromosome 8, Brsri_v3, whole genome shotgun sequence genome:
- the LOC134535209 gene encoding eukaryotic translation initiation factor 4B isoform X1, which yields MAASGKKGKKTKGKTVPLNSFLADTPGGLPQSVVPRKSSNWADDVDNDEELSYNTRKAMVLPTAPRATRSPDVDDERIPHSPPFLAYISNLPYEVNEDEIADFFQDLQIVNVRLPRDDRQAGKLKGFGYVEFGSRDSLISALTMGDTMIKQRRMRIEVADNTENDRRRGGRDRDRDRDRDGPDRSSTDWRAGPRDDFSGPDPDRDRGGLDRRGGGSSRRDFGSGGFREGDRGFGGDRDRGFGGDRDRGFGGDRDRSFGGDRDRGFGGDRDRGFGGDRDRGFGGDRDRGFGGDRDRGFGSRDGDRDRGFGSRDGDRDRGFGSRDGDRDRGFGSRDGGRDFGSRPGGSFGPRRDFDRDGRGREDFPPPRSDGESKGRQRLNLMPRTRPVEEGVRPPPPAPTQASIFGAAKPVDTAAREREIEERLAREKGDVSSRPPPRDPSRSDDSRRDDRATYQPPGRVHSRDRAKRGSEHGDSDEAQDHRKSPMEPRSGPTAASDGRVSSPQSSDPEPEHAHRTREESPGRKYEPPRESRAVPRRQNEPEEGRDDHANAPRGQQSKSGDRSRPRDTSEPKKDAAPTAESMPKLREQEAPVFVARNKFDFLADEGEEEGAGDPEEQQ from the exons ATGGCTGCGTCAG gTAAAAAGGGCAAGAAAACTAAAGGGAAGACTGTTCCCCTAAATTCTTTCTTGGCAGATACTCCGGGTGGATTACCGCAATCTGTGGTTCCTCGAAAATCAAGCAATTGGGCAGACGATGTGGACAATGATGAAG AGCTGTCCTACAACACGCGCAAGGCGATGGTGCTGCCGACGGCTCCCCGGGCCACCCGCAGCCCGGACGTGGACGACGAGCGGATCCCGCACTCGCCGCCGTTCCTCGCCTACATCTCCAACCTGCCCTACGAGGTGAACGAGGACGAGATAGCCGACTTCTTCCAGGACCTGCAG ATAGTGAACGTGCGCCTGCCCCGGGACGACCGCCAGGCAGGCAAGCTGAAGGGGTTCGGCTACGTGGAGTTCGGCAGCCGGGACAGCCTCATCAGCGCCCTCACCATGGGGGACACG ATGATCAAGCAGCGCCGCATGCGCATCGAGGTGGCGGACAACACGGAGAACGACCGGCGGAGGGGCGGTCGCGACCGGGACAGGGACCGGGACCGGGACGGGCCCGACAGGTCGTCCACGGACTGGCGGGCGGGGCCCCGCGATGACTTCAGCGGCCCTGATCCCGACCGGGACCGCG GAGGATTAGACCGAAGAGGAGGAGGCAGTAGTCGCCGTGATTTCGGCAGCGGGGGATTCAGGGAAGGGGACCGAGGATTTGGAGGTGACAGAGACCGTGGGTTCGGCGGCGATCGAGACCGTGGCTTTGGCGGCGATCGAGACCGTAGCTTTGGCGGCGATCGGGACCGCGGCTTTGGCGGTGATCGAGACCGTGGCTTTGGCGGCGATCGAGACCGTGGGTTTGGCGGCGATCGAGACCGTGGGTTTGGCGGCGATCGAGACCGTGGCTTTGGCAGCAGAGATGGCGACAGAGATCGCGGGTTTGGCAGCAGAGATGGCGACAGAGATCGCGGGTTTGGCAGCAGAGATGGCGACAGAGATCGCGGGTTTGGCAGCAGAGACGGCGGCAGAGACTTTGGCAGTAGGCCGGGCGGTAGTTTCGGTCCTCGCCGTGACTTCGACAGGGATGGCCGCGGCCGTGAAGACTTTCCTCCGCCCAGGAGCGACGGTG AGTCGAAGGGCCGGCAGCGCCTGAACCTCATGCCGCGCACCCGGCCGGTGGAGGAGGGGGTGAggcccccgccccccgcccccacACAGGCGTCCATCTTCGGGGCGGCCAAGCCGGTGGACACGGCGGCCCGCGAGCGCGAGATCGAGGAGCGGCTGGCCCGCGAGAAGGGGGACGTGTCTTCGCGGCCCCCGCCCCGGGACCCGTCCCGCTCCGACGACTCCAG GAGGGATGACAGAGCCACGTATCAGCCGCCGGGGCGCGTGCATTCTCGCGACAG GGCGAAGAGAGGCAGCGAGCACGGGGACTCGGACGAGGCTCAGGATCATCGCAAGTCCCCGATGGAGCCCCGCTCGGGCCCGACTGCA GCCAGTGACGGCCGGGTGAGCAGTCCCCAGAGCTCCGACCCGGAGCCGGAGCACGCTCACAGGACCCGCGAGGAGTCCCCGGGGAGGAAGTACGAGCCCCCGAGGGAGTCCAGGGCGGTCCCACGCAGGCAGA ACGAGCCGGAGGAGGGCCGAGACGACCACGCCAACGCTCCGCGGGGGCAGCAGTCCAAGTCCGGGGACCGCTCCAGGCCTCGAGACACAAG TGAACCCAAGAAGGATGCAGCACCAACTGCTGAGAGCATGCCCAAACTACGGGAGCAAGAAGCGCCG GTGTTCGTGGCTCGCAACAAGTTTGACTTCCTGGCGGacgagggggaggaggagggggcggGCGACCCGGAGGAGCAGCAGTGA
- the LOC134535209 gene encoding eukaryotic translation initiation factor 4B isoform X2, translating to MAASGKKGKKTKGKTVPLNSFLADTPGGLPQSVVPRKSSNWADDVDNDEELSYNTRKAMVLPTAPRATRSPDVDDERIPHSPPFLAYISNLPYEVNEDEIADFFQDLQIVNVRLPRDDRQAGKLKGFGYVEFGSRDSLISALTMGDTMIKQRRMRIEVADNTENDRRRGGRDRDRDRDRDGPDRSSTDWRAGPRDDFSGPDPDRDRGGLDRRGGGSSRRDFGSGGFREGDRGFGGDRDRGFGGDRDRGFGGDRDRSFGGDRDRGFGGDRDRGFGGDRDRGFGGDRDRGFGGDRDRGFGSRDGDRDRGFGSRDGDRDRGFGSRDGDRDRGFGSRDGGRDFGSRPGGSFGPRRDFDRDGRGREDFPPPRSDGESKGRQRLNLMPRTRPVEEGVRPPPPAPTQASIFGAAKPVDTAAREREIEERLAREKGDVSSRPPPRDPSRSDDSRAKRGSEHGDSDEAQDHRKSPMEPRSGPTAASDGRVSSPQSSDPEPEHAHRTREESPGRKYEPPRESRAVPRRQNEPEEGRDDHANAPRGQQSKSGDRSRPRDTSEPKKDAAPTAESMPKLREQEAPVFVARNKFDFLADEGEEEGAGDPEEQQ from the exons ATGGCTGCGTCAG gTAAAAAGGGCAAGAAAACTAAAGGGAAGACTGTTCCCCTAAATTCTTTCTTGGCAGATACTCCGGGTGGATTACCGCAATCTGTGGTTCCTCGAAAATCAAGCAATTGGGCAGACGATGTGGACAATGATGAAG AGCTGTCCTACAACACGCGCAAGGCGATGGTGCTGCCGACGGCTCCCCGGGCCACCCGCAGCCCGGACGTGGACGACGAGCGGATCCCGCACTCGCCGCCGTTCCTCGCCTACATCTCCAACCTGCCCTACGAGGTGAACGAGGACGAGATAGCCGACTTCTTCCAGGACCTGCAG ATAGTGAACGTGCGCCTGCCCCGGGACGACCGCCAGGCAGGCAAGCTGAAGGGGTTCGGCTACGTGGAGTTCGGCAGCCGGGACAGCCTCATCAGCGCCCTCACCATGGGGGACACG ATGATCAAGCAGCGCCGCATGCGCATCGAGGTGGCGGACAACACGGAGAACGACCGGCGGAGGGGCGGTCGCGACCGGGACAGGGACCGGGACCGGGACGGGCCCGACAGGTCGTCCACGGACTGGCGGGCGGGGCCCCGCGATGACTTCAGCGGCCCTGATCCCGACCGGGACCGCG GAGGATTAGACCGAAGAGGAGGAGGCAGTAGTCGCCGTGATTTCGGCAGCGGGGGATTCAGGGAAGGGGACCGAGGATTTGGAGGTGACAGAGACCGTGGGTTCGGCGGCGATCGAGACCGTGGCTTTGGCGGCGATCGAGACCGTAGCTTTGGCGGCGATCGGGACCGCGGCTTTGGCGGTGATCGAGACCGTGGCTTTGGCGGCGATCGAGACCGTGGGTTTGGCGGCGATCGAGACCGTGGGTTTGGCGGCGATCGAGACCGTGGCTTTGGCAGCAGAGATGGCGACAGAGATCGCGGGTTTGGCAGCAGAGATGGCGACAGAGATCGCGGGTTTGGCAGCAGAGATGGCGACAGAGATCGCGGGTTTGGCAGCAGAGACGGCGGCAGAGACTTTGGCAGTAGGCCGGGCGGTAGTTTCGGTCCTCGCCGTGACTTCGACAGGGATGGCCGCGGCCGTGAAGACTTTCCTCCGCCCAGGAGCGACGGTG AGTCGAAGGGCCGGCAGCGCCTGAACCTCATGCCGCGCACCCGGCCGGTGGAGGAGGGGGTGAggcccccgccccccgcccccacACAGGCGTCCATCTTCGGGGCGGCCAAGCCGGTGGACACGGCGGCCCGCGAGCGCGAGATCGAGGAGCGGCTGGCCCGCGAGAAGGGGGACGTGTCTTCGCGGCCCCCGCCCCGGGACCCGTCCCGCTCCGACGACTCCAG GGCGAAGAGAGGCAGCGAGCACGGGGACTCGGACGAGGCTCAGGATCATCGCAAGTCCCCGATGGAGCCCCGCTCGGGCCCGACTGCA GCCAGTGACGGCCGGGTGAGCAGTCCCCAGAGCTCCGACCCGGAGCCGGAGCACGCTCACAGGACCCGCGAGGAGTCCCCGGGGAGGAAGTACGAGCCCCCGAGGGAGTCCAGGGCGGTCCCACGCAGGCAGA ACGAGCCGGAGGAGGGCCGAGACGACCACGCCAACGCTCCGCGGGGGCAGCAGTCCAAGTCCGGGGACCGCTCCAGGCCTCGAGACACAAG TGAACCCAAGAAGGATGCAGCACCAACTGCTGAGAGCATGCCCAAACTACGGGAGCAAGAAGCGCCG GTGTTCGTGGCTCGCAACAAGTTTGACTTCCTGGCGGacgagggggaggaggagggggcggGCGACCCGGAGGAGCAGCAGTGA